In Rickettsiales bacterium, one DNA window encodes the following:
- a CDS encoding heavy metal translocating P-type ATPase metal-binding domain-containing protein, with the protein MGNNAKRCLHCSTEFSSESDFCCRGCESAYKIIQDFGLKKFYDYRKSETSNLETANINSEIIDFTQFAKKIPDNSFEIELSVKGIKCGSCVWLIEKALEKQPSVKNSRVNFTTAKLYINWQGDISEINNLCGIVAQMGYGITPYDHKKIYDEIEFEKNSLLKKLIVSGFAIVAVMMFSDGLWEDSRKNIGSATHDFLHWILILIGFPAIIYSGSYFFSSAVKSLKSKALNMDVPIASSILVILLLSFYQAIIGDENFYLDSAIMLIFSLLTGRYLELQARYKAKASALEMVDLLTGFATKINDDGTKKIISSKDLKEGDIVIISVGEKIPSDGIITEGNSEFDTSLITGETLPKTLKIGQAVYAGMINLATPIKIIITKEIANSQVAKILNLLENAEKSKTGYSLLAEKATKLYIPLVYGSALFTIILWYFFLGASFEKSIIYAASVLIITCPCALGLAIPVVNVLAFGKLFKNSLMLKNGEIIEKIPLCDKIIFDKTGTLTEGNFKISNLSDFTEEELKIATSLAIKSSHMLSKAI; encoded by the coding sequence ATGGGCAATAACGCAAAAAGATGTTTACATTGTAGCACCGAATTTTCATCAGAAAGTGATTTTTGTTGTAGGGGCTGTGAGTCTGCATATAAAATAATTCAAGATTTTGGTTTGAAAAAATTTTATGATTACCGAAAATCTGAAACCTCTAACCTAGAAACTGCAAATATAAATTCTGAAATCATTGACTTCACTCAATTTGCCAAGAAAATTCCTGATAATAGTTTTGAAATTGAGCTTTCTGTTAAAGGTATAAAGTGCGGCTCTTGCGTTTGGCTTATTGAAAAAGCTCTGGAAAAACAACCTTCGGTTAAAAATTCTCGCGTAAATTTTACTACAGCAAAACTCTATATAAATTGGCAAGGTGATATTTCTGAAATCAATAATCTCTGCGGAATTGTTGCTCAAATGGGTTATGGCATAACGCCTTATGATCACAAAAAAATCTATGATGAGATTGAATTTGAGAAAAATTCTCTGCTCAAAAAATTGATAGTTTCAGGTTTTGCAATTGTCGCAGTGATGATGTTTTCAGATGGTCTGTGGGAGGATTCTCGCAAAAACATCGGCTCTGCTACTCACGATTTTCTGCACTGGATTTTGATTTTAATTGGCTTTCCTGCGATTATTTATAGCGGTTCATATTTTTTTAGTTCGGCGGTAAAATCCTTGAAGTCTAAGGCTCTCAATATGGATGTACCAATTGCTTCAAGCATATTGGTAATATTATTGCTAAGTTTTTATCAAGCGATAATAGGTGATGAAAATTTTTATTTGGATTCCGCAATAATGTTAATATTTTCCCTGCTAACTGGAAGATATCTTGAGCTTCAGGCGAGATATAAAGCCAAAGCTAGTGCGTTAGAAATGGTTGATTTGCTTACTGGTTTTGCAACCAAAATTAATGATGACGGCACTAAAAAAATTATCTCCTCAAAAGATTTGAAAGAAGGCGATATAGTTATAATTTCAGTTGGTGAAAAAATCCCCTCTGATGGCATTATAACTGAGGGAAACTCTGAGTTTGATACAAGTTTAATCACTGGTGAAACTTTGCCGAAAACTCTAAAAATTGGGCAAGCAGTTTATGCGGGAATGATAAATCTTGCGACGCCAATTAAAATTATCATCACAAAAGAAATTGCAAATTCACAAGTTGCAAAAATTTTGAATCTGCTTGAAAATGCTGAAAAATCCAAGACTGGCTATAGTTTACTGGCGGAAAAGGCCACAAAATTATATATTCCGCTAGTTTATGGTTCGGCATTATTTACAATAATTTTATGGTATTTTTTCTTAGGGGCAAGTTTTGAAAAATCTATAATTTATGCAGCTTCCGTGCTGATTATAACTTGCCCTTGTGCATTGGGGCTTGCAATTCCAGTGGTGAATGTTTTAGCGTTTGGAAAATTATTCAAAAATTCTTTAATGCTGAAAAATGGCGAAATTATTGAGAAAATTCCACTCTGTGATAAAATAATTTTTGATAAAACCGGAACGCTTACCGAAGGGAATTTCAAGATTTCTAATCTTTCAGATTTCACTGAGGAGGAGCTGAAAATTGCAACTTCCCTAGCGATAAAAAGCTCGCATATGCTTTCAAAAGCTATC
- the mnmE gene encoding tRNA uridine-5-carboxymethylaminomethyl(34) synthesis GTPase MnmE, translating to MNHLLNASEPLDICNLMDTIFALSSGKGKSGVAVIRISGREALSCLKKLGVEKNLSPRTAHLLKLKEGENLIDNALCIYFDAPKSFTGEDVVELHLHGSIAVIRKVSEILYNIKNVRPADAGEFSKRAFENGKMDLLQAEGLADLIHAETEAQLRQANKIIAGDASKIYDNWREKIIEIIAFIEAFVDFPEEDIPTDLDKQAQQKIVNLISEIENFLQDNRAERLKNGAVATILGNPNVGKSTLINFLSKRDIAIVSEIAGTTRDAIESNLEIKGFPLTIIDTAGIRNSTDAIEQEGIKRALEKAEKSDFKIIILSAEEYPNFDSKITDLIDEKTILIINKSDIFSLDKNIKIKNIQPIICSIKNHINCEEIIEKIVHQLESILHQENPVITRARHRKSLEECKNYLQEFLTSRTQQKPIEISAEALRISASNLGKITGKIDVEMILDKIFSEFCIGK from the coding sequence ATGAATCATCTTTTGAACGCCTCAGAGCCGCTGGATATATGTAATCTCATGGATACCATCTTCGCATTATCATCAGGTAAAGGAAAATCAGGCGTTGCGGTTATTAGAATTTCTGGCAGGGAAGCCTTGAGCTGCCTTAAAAAACTTGGTGTTGAGAAAAATTTATCTCCAAGAACTGCACATTTACTTAAACTTAAAGAAGGTGAAAACCTTATTGATAACGCACTTTGCATCTATTTTGATGCACCAAAATCTTTCACCGGTGAAGATGTGGTTGAGCTTCACCTTCACGGCTCTATCGCTGTAATTCGTAAGGTTTCAGAAATTTTATATAATATAAAAAATGTTCGCCCAGCTGATGCTGGCGAGTTTTCAAAGCGTGCATTTGAAAATGGTAAAATGGATTTATTGCAAGCTGAAGGTTTAGCTGATTTAATCCACGCTGAAACCGAAGCTCAGCTTAGGCAGGCGAATAAAATTATTGCGGGCGATGCCTCAAAAATCTATGATAATTGGCGAGAAAAAATTATTGAAATAATCGCTTTTATTGAGGCATTCGTTGATTTTCCTGAGGAAGATATTCCCACTGATTTAGATAAACAAGCACAACAAAAAATCGTAAATTTAATCTCTGAAATTGAAAATTTCTTGCAAGATAATCGTGCTGAAAGGCTTAAAAATGGTGCGGTTGCAACCATTCTTGGCAACCCAAATGTTGGTAAATCCACCCTTATCAATTTCTTAAGCAAACGCGATATTGCAATTGTTTCTGAAATTGCTGGCACGACCAGAGATGCAATAGAATCTAACCTAGAAATAAAAGGCTTTCCGCTTACAATTATTGATACCGCCGGCATTAGAAATTCAACCGATGCAATTGAACAAGAAGGCATAAAACGGGCTTTGGAAAAGGCAGAAAAATCTGATTTCAAAATCATTATTTTATCAGCGGAAGAATATCCAAATTTTGATAGTAAAATCACTGATTTAATTGATGAAAAAACCATTCTAATCATCAACAAATCTGACATCTTTAGCTTGGATAAAAATATAAAAATTAAAAATATTCAGCCAATAATTTGCTCAATAAAAAACCACATTAATTGTGAAGAAATTATTGAGAAAATTGTTCATCAATTAGAATCAATTTTACATCAAGAAAACCCAGTTATAACCCGTGCGAGGCATAGAAAATCTCTAGAGGAATGTAAGAATTATTTGCAGGAATTTTTAACCTCTCGCACGCAACAAAAGCCGATTGAAATTTCAGCCGAAGCCTTAAGAATTTCCGCCTCAAACCTCGGTAAAATCACTGGAAAAATTGATGTTGAAATGATTTTAGATAAAATTTTCTCTGAATTTTGTATCGGGAAATAA
- the cysD gene encoding sulfate adenylyltransferase subunit CysD, which yields MLQSTINNQQLTINQSSHLDQLEAQSIFIFREAFNKIKNIAMLWSFGKDSNVMIHLARKAFFGKVPFPLIHCDTELEFDEVYAFRDKYKKEWNIDFISEICPPLESTDESLPHSARVAARKTGGLKNVIRKHGFNGIVAGIRRDEEGTRAKERYFSPRDSEGAWDVKDQPPEFWDQFMTDFPPQTHVRIHPLLHWTELDVWLYIQREEIPIVPLYYAKPYHILEGRDFGGKLMRFRSLGEKGITWPLESPADTIEKIIAELRVTKVSERSGRPMGADEDESSFERLRAAGYM from the coding sequence ATGCTACAATCAACAATTAACAATCAACAATTAACCATCAACCAATCTAGTCACCTAGATCAACTAGAGGCGCAATCCATCTTCATATTCCGTGAGGCGTTCAACAAAATTAAGAACATCGCGATGTTGTGGAGTTTCGGCAAGGATTCTAATGTGATGATTCACCTTGCACGCAAGGCGTTTTTTGGAAAAGTGCCTTTTCCGCTTATACACTGCGATACTGAGCTTGAATTTGATGAAGTTTACGCGTTCCGCGATAAATATAAAAAAGAATGGAACATTGATTTCATCTCGGAAATCTGCCCACCTCTTGAGTCCACTGATGAATCGCTTCCACATTCAGCACGCGTTGCAGCTCGTAAAACTGGTGGCCTAAAAAATGTAATTCGCAAGCACGGATTCAATGGAATCGTTGCTGGTATCCGCCGTGATGAAGAGGGAACTCGTGCAAAAGAAAGATATTTCTCACCTCGTGATTCTGAAGGGGCTTGGGATGTTAAAGATCAACCGCCTGAATTTTGGGATCAATTTATGACGGATTTTCCTCCACAAACCCACGTTCGTATTCACCCGCTACTTCACTGGACAGAGCTTGATGTTTGGCTTTATATTCAGCGTGAAGAAATTCCAATCGTGCCACTTTATTACGCAAAGCCTTATCATATTTTAGAAGGCCGTGATTTTGGCGGTAAGCTGATGCGTTTCCGCTCACTTGGTGAAAAGGGCATTACTTGGCCTCTTGAAAGCCCAGCGGATACGATTGAAAAAATCATCGCAGAGCTTCGTGTTACTAAGGTTTCTGAGCGTTCTGGCAGGCCAATGGGTGCTGATGAAGATGAATCATCTTTTGAACGCCTCAGAGCCGCTGGATATATGTAA
- a CDS encoding four helix bundle protein: protein MAEKQNKGFENLEVWKYSINLIKEIYLVTKNYPKEEVYGLTAQIRRSAISIASNISEGSAKSTYAEFARFISIALGSCAELKCQVIISYEIGYLDVMNKNSLAEKINIIGKMLKGLERNLKGRGK, encoded by the coding sequence ATGGCAGAAAAGCAAAATAAAGGCTTTGAAAATTTGGAAGTGTGGAAATATTCTATAAACCTTATTAAGGAAATTTATTTAGTTACAAAAAACTATCCTAAGGAAGAGGTTTATGGTTTAACTGCTCAAATAAGAAGGTCTGCTATTTCTATAGCTTCAAATATTTCCGAAGGTTCAGCAAAATCAACATACGCTGAATTTGCAAGGTTTATTTCTATTGCATTAGGTTCTTGTGCTGAGCTAAAATGCCAAGTTATTATTTCTTATGAGATAGGCTATCTTGATGTTATGAATAAAAATTCATTAGCAGAAAAAATAAATATCATAGGTAAAATGTTAAAAGGATTAGAACGAAATTTAAAAGGAAGAGGTAAATAA
- a CDS encoding phosphoadenylyl-sulfate reductase produces MQEFDNITNSSVESSINPKFLAFKENYSSLEAEELIAAANEFFAAVTPPPVYGGRQGGGLESHLINNDNAPHPATSAGQALTSPRKQGEDYFSNQPSTINHQPTLFSFSSFGSWSALLLHMIAEIDKSIPVLFLDTGKHFPETIKYANDITKHLGLKNLITLTPDDKILSHADIFGNLWQSNVNRCCWIRKVEPLDRFIDENTNLEAIITGRRAYQTKERQQMEKIELDDKGKIRINPLAFWSKDKIKEEFKRRNLFNHPLVEQGYPSIGCAPCTRQVMPGEDERAGRWAHIIDMSKDGDITAQKQECGIHLSKSEVSDWVI; encoded by the coding sequence TTGCAGGAATTTGATAACATAACAAATAGCTCAGTTGAAAGTTCAATCAACCCTAAATTCCTAGCGTTTAAGGAAAACTATTCCTCGCTTGAAGCTGAGGAATTAATTGCTGCCGCGAATGAGTTTTTTGCCGCTGTTACCCCTCCCCCTGTTTACGGGGGGAGGCAAGGAGGGGGGCTTGAAAGCCACCTCATCAACAATGATAATGCCCCCCACCCCGCAACAAGTGCGGGGCAGGCTCTAACCTCCCCCCGAAAGCAGGGGGAGGACTATTTTTCCAATCAACCATCTACCATCAACCATCAACCAACTTTATTCTCCTTTTCTTCCTTCGGTTCGTGGTCAGCGTTGTTGCTTCATATGATTGCGGAGATTGATAAAAGCATTCCAGTTTTATTTTTAGATACTGGCAAGCACTTCCCTGAAACAATAAAATATGCTAATGATATTACAAAGCATTTGGGATTAAAAAATTTAATCACTCTTACGCCTGATGATAAAATCCTCTCTCACGCTGATATTTTTGGGAATTTATGGCAGAGCAATGTTAACCGCTGTTGCTGGATTCGTAAAGTTGAGCCGCTTGATAGATTCATTGATGAAAATACAAATCTTGAGGCGATAATTACTGGCAGGCGTGCTTATCAAACTAAAGAACGCCAACAGATGGAAAAAATTGAGCTTGATGATAAGGGCAAAATCCGTATAAATCCGTTAGCTTTTTGGAGTAAAGATAAAATTAAGGAGGAATTTAAGCGAAGAAACCTTTTCAACCACCCACTTGTGGAGCAAGGTTATCCTTCAATCGGCTGTGCACCTTGCACTCGTCAGGTGATGCCCGGTGAAGATGAGCGAGCTGGCAGATGGGCACATATTATAGATATGTCCAAAGATGGCGATATCACCGCCCAAAAACAAGAATGCGGAATTCACTTGAGTAAGAGTGAGGTAAGTGATTGGGTAATTTAG